In one Carassius carassius chromosome 14, fCarCar2.1, whole genome shotgun sequence genomic region, the following are encoded:
- the LOC132157301 gene encoding toll-like receptor 4 isoform X2 — MTSTKAGSHFYDWLRSLKMTFFTVSAFIIYFSISAGESCKKITESRYYSCMGRNLSYIPYSIPSSVQTLDFSFNILKHLKKTVFPVLSFLQVLDLSRCQIEHIENDTFYNVNNLTTLILTGNPITYFGTGCLNSLHNLQRLVLVDVGLSSLQLQINNLTKLHELRVGTNNIQSMSLPSFMSTFKDFSLLDLHDNNITIITTDHTAVLREIGRNMTLILSSNPLLYVEPGAFKDIYLRELNIRSAFVSPAAQKAGLNALYGLNVKRLMFGKYRSDYKILSSDANYLDGLCVINFHEVYYYMKEKHVVPVNIFRCMINATIVAVKGGIIREIANVPFIKVKELYLISNQLDTVPGKKLAHLHTLEKLVFTDNVAIQIPDFIDMPSLQYVDLSSNQITLTSCCSLFSSTPLLRYLNLSLNPQIGLSVGPFDGLDSLEILDFHHTRVVGMRYLSLFYNLKYLRYLDISYSSITFINIYCFYGLKNLNVLKMAGSNFQGDVARYLFNNLTFLEHLDMSYCRVVELHPNSLKNLQRLKLLNLRGNNLMTIDFLALTNLKQLITLYVDKNSITSIPLHVIHSLPTNLSELDLSSNPIDCSCSQTDFILWIMENQKVLKKPDNIFCKTFLPSSDFRVTDFDIDSCVHKKILTIVLSISFVTVVVILSFLVYRFQFYLQYCCILLRGYRSPGQQECSYDAFVIFSSYDEDWVMNELMENLENSVPPIQLCLHMRDFQAGKSIASNIIDEGIMGSRKVIVVVSQHFIDSAWCRFEFELAQSRFMMERNANIIIIILEDVEETKTKKVFGLHKHLKKNTYLKWSRDPLSNMRFWIRLRKAIIATNQ; from the exons ATGACATCTACCAAGGCTGGCTCACATTTTTATGACTGGTTGAGATCACTCAAGATGACTTTCTTTACTGTAAGtgctttcattatatatttttccatAAGTGCTGGAGAATCATgcaaaaaa attactGAGAGTCGGTACTACTCTTGCATGGGAAGAAACCTCAGTTACATACCATACAGTATACCTTCTTCTGTTCAAACTCTGgatttcagttttaatattttgaaacacTTGAAGAAGACTGTTTTCCCTGTTTTGTCTTTCCTGCAAGTCCTTGATTTGTCAAG ATGCCAAATCGAGCACATTGAAAATGATACTTTCTACAATGTGAACAATTTGACTACTTTGATTCTTACTGGAAACCCTATTACATATTTTGGAACTGGATGTTTAAATTCTTTACACAATCTACAAAGGCTAGTTCTTGTGGATGTTGGTCTCTCATCATTACAGCTTCAAATAAATAACCTAACCAAGCTGCATGAGCTTAGAGTCGGGACAAATAACATCCAGTCCATGTCTCTCCCTTCGTTCATGAGCACCTTCAAAGACTTCAGTTTACTTGATCTACATGACAATAATATAACCATCATCACAACTGATCACACTGCTGTGTTGCGAGAGATCGGCAGAAATATGACTTTGATTCTTTCTAGCAATCCGTTATTATACGTTGAACCAGGAGCTTTCAAAGACATTTATCTCAGAGAACTGAACATCCGATCTGCCTTTGTTTCACCTGCTGCTCAGAAAGCTGGTCTAAATGCTCTGTACGGTCTTAATGTCAAAAGGCTCATGTTTGGAAAGTACAGGAGTGATTACAAGATTTTGTCATCAGATGCAAACTATTTAGATGGTCTTTGCGTTATTAATTTTCATGaggtatattattatatgaaagaAAAACATGTTGTTCCAGTTAATATCTTTCGCTGTATGATTAATGCAACAATTGTAGCTGTGAAAGGTGGTATAATTCGTGAAATAGCAAATGTGCCATTTATTAAAGTCAAGGAGCTTTATTTGATTTCCAATCAGTTAGATACTGTTCCAGGCAAAAAACTTGCACATCTCCACACTTTAGAAAAACTAGTGTTTACAGACAACGTTGCAATCCAAATTCCAGACTTCATAGACATGCCTAGTCTTCAGTATGTGGATCTGAGTTCAAACCAAATTACATTAACATCATGCTGCTCATTATTTTCTAGCACCCCTCTGTTGAGGTATTTAAATTTGAGTCTAAATCCACAAATCGGTCTTTCTGTAGGACCATTTGATGGACTTGATTCCCTTGAGATTCTAGATTTCCATCATACAAGGGTTGTAGGCATGCGATATCTTTCTCTTTTCTATAACTTAAAGTATTTGAGGTATCTAGATATTTCTTATTCAAGTATCACCTTTATTAACATATATTGCTTCTATGGACTGAAGAATCTAAATGTTCTAAAGATGGCCGGCAGTAATTTTCAAGGTGATGTAGCAAGATATTTGTTTAATAATCTCACTTTTCTAGAGCATCTTGACATGTCATATTGCCGTGTGGTAGAGTTGCATCCAAACTCATTAAAAAATCTTCAAAGGCTTAAGCTTTTAAATTTGAGAGGAAACAATTTAATGACTATAGATTTTCTGGCCCTCACAAACCTGAAACAATTAATTACACTTTATGTTGATAAAAACAGCATTACTAGCATCCCACTTCATGTTATCCATTCTTTACCCACAAACCTTTCAGAGTTGGATTTATCCTCTAACCCCATTGATTGCTCCTGCTCCCAGACAGATTTTATTTTGTGGATAATGGAAAATCAGAAAGTTTTGAAGAAACCAGACAATATTTTCTGTAAAACCTTTTTACCAAGTTCTGATTTTAGAGTAACAGATTTTGATATTGACAGCTGTGTGCACAAGAAAATACTCACAATCGTTTTATCCATAAGTTTTGTTACAGTAGTAGTTATTTTGTCATTCTTGGTTTACAGGTTTCAGTTTTATCTTCAGTATTGCTGTATACTACTGAGAGGCTATAGATCACCTGGACAGCAAGAATGTTCCTATGACGCGTTTGTGATTTTCTCCAGCTATGATGAAGATTGGGTCATGAATGAACTGATGGAGAATTTGGAGAATAGTGTTCCaccaattcagctttgccttcataTGCGGGACTTTCAGGCAGGGAAGTCCATCGCCTCCAACATTATTGATGAAGGTATAATGGGCAGTCGTAAAGTCATTGTGGTCGTGTCTCAACACTTCATTGATAGTGCCTGGTGTCGCTTTGAGTTTGAATTAGCTCAGTCTCGCTTTATGATGGAACGCAAtgccaacatcatcatcatcattctggAAGATGTGGAAGAGACTAAGACTAAGAAAGTGTTTGGACTTCATAAGCATCTGAAAAAGAACACGTACCTAAAGTGGAGCAGAGATCCTCTGAGTAACATGAGATTCTGGATACGCCTCAGAAAAGCTATTATTGCCACAAACCAATAA
- the LOC132157301 gene encoding toll-like receptor 4 isoform X1 — translation MGRNLSYIPYSIPSSVQTLDFSFNILKHLKKTVFPVLSFLQVLDLSRCQIEHIENDTFYNVNNLTTLILTGNPITYFGTGCLNSLHNLQRLVLVDVGLSSLQLQINNLTKLHELRVGTNNIQSMSLPSFMSTFKDFSLLDLHDNNITIITTDHTAVLREIGRNMTLILSSNPLLYVEPGAFKDIYLRELNIRSAFVSPAAQKAGLNALYGLNVKRLMFGKYRSDYKILSSDANYLDGLCVINFHEVYYYMKEKHVVPVNIFRCMINATIVAVKGGIIREIANVPFIKVKELYLISNQLDTVPGKKLAHLHTLEKLVFTDNVAIQIPDFIDMPSLQYVDLSSNQITLTSCCSLFSSTPLLRYLNLSLNPQIGLSVGPFDGLDSLEILDFHHTRVVGMRYLSLFYNLKYLRYLDISYSSITFINIYCFYGLKNLNVLKMAGSNFQGDVARYLFNNLTFLEHLDMSYCRVVELHPNSLKNLQRLKLLNLRGNNLMTIDFLALTNLKQLITLYVDKNSITSIPLHVIHSLPTNLSELDLSSNPIDCSCSQTDFILWIMENQKVLKKPDNIFCKTFLPSSDFRVTDFDIDSCVHKKILTIVLSISFVTVVVILSFLVYRFQFYLQYCCILLRGYRSPGQQECSYDAFVIFSSYDEDWVMNELMENLENSVPPIQLCLHMRDFQAGKSIASNIIDEGIMGSRKVIVVVSQHFIDSAWCRFEFELAQSRFMMERNANIIIIILEDVEETKTKKVFGLHKHLKKNTYLKWSRDPLSNMRFWIRLRKAIIATNQ, via the exons ATGGGAAGAAACCTCAGTTACATACCATACAGTATACCTTCTTCTGTTCAAACTCTGgatttcagttttaatattttgaaacacTTGAAGAAGACTGTTTTCCCTGTTTTGTCTTTCCTGCAAGTCCTTGATTTGTCAAG ATGCCAAATCGAGCACATTGAAAATGATACTTTCTACAATGTGAACAATTTGACTACTTTGATTCTTACTGGAAACCCTATTACATATTTTGGAACTGGATGTTTAAATTCTTTACACAATCTACAAAGGCTAGTTCTTGTGGATGTTGGTCTCTCATCATTACAGCTTCAAATAAATAACCTAACCAAGCTGCATGAGCTTAGAGTCGGGACAAATAACATCCAGTCCATGTCTCTCCCTTCGTTCATGAGCACCTTCAAAGACTTCAGTTTACTTGATCTACATGACAATAATATAACCATCATCACAACTGATCACACTGCTGTGTTGCGAGAGATCGGCAGAAATATGACTTTGATTCTTTCTAGCAATCCGTTATTATACGTTGAACCAGGAGCTTTCAAAGACATTTATCTCAGAGAACTGAACATCCGATCTGCCTTTGTTTCACCTGCTGCTCAGAAAGCTGGTCTAAATGCTCTGTACGGTCTTAATGTCAAAAGGCTCATGTTTGGAAAGTACAGGAGTGATTACAAGATTTTGTCATCAGATGCAAACTATTTAGATGGTCTTTGCGTTATTAATTTTCATGaggtatattattatatgaaagaAAAACATGTTGTTCCAGTTAATATCTTTCGCTGTATGATTAATGCAACAATTGTAGCTGTGAAAGGTGGTATAATTCGTGAAATAGCAAATGTGCCATTTATTAAAGTCAAGGAGCTTTATTTGATTTCCAATCAGTTAGATACTGTTCCAGGCAAAAAACTTGCACATCTCCACACTTTAGAAAAACTAGTGTTTACAGACAACGTTGCAATCCAAATTCCAGACTTCATAGACATGCCTAGTCTTCAGTATGTGGATCTGAGTTCAAACCAAATTACATTAACATCATGCTGCTCATTATTTTCTAGCACCCCTCTGTTGAGGTATTTAAATTTGAGTCTAAATCCACAAATCGGTCTTTCTGTAGGACCATTTGATGGACTTGATTCCCTTGAGATTCTAGATTTCCATCATACAAGGGTTGTAGGCATGCGATATCTTTCTCTTTTCTATAACTTAAAGTATTTGAGGTATCTAGATATTTCTTATTCAAGTATCACCTTTATTAACATATATTGCTTCTATGGACTGAAGAATCTAAATGTTCTAAAGATGGCCGGCAGTAATTTTCAAGGTGATGTAGCAAGATATTTGTTTAATAATCTCACTTTTCTAGAGCATCTTGACATGTCATATTGCCGTGTGGTAGAGTTGCATCCAAACTCATTAAAAAATCTTCAAAGGCTTAAGCTTTTAAATTTGAGAGGAAACAATTTAATGACTATAGATTTTCTGGCCCTCACAAACCTGAAACAATTAATTACACTTTATGTTGATAAAAACAGCATTACTAGCATCCCACTTCATGTTATCCATTCTTTACCCACAAACCTTTCAGAGTTGGATTTATCCTCTAACCCCATTGATTGCTCCTGCTCCCAGACAGATTTTATTTTGTGGATAATGGAAAATCAGAAAGTTTTGAAGAAACCAGACAATATTTTCTGTAAAACCTTTTTACCAAGTTCTGATTTTAGAGTAACAGATTTTGATATTGACAGCTGTGTGCACAAGAAAATACTCACAATCGTTTTATCCATAAGTTTTGTTACAGTAGTAGTTATTTTGTCATTCTTGGTTTACAGGTTTCAGTTTTATCTTCAGTATTGCTGTATACTACTGAGAGGCTATAGATCACCTGGACAGCAAGAATGTTCCTATGACGCGTTTGTGATTTTCTCCAGCTATGATGAAGATTGGGTCATGAATGAACTGATGGAGAATTTGGAGAATAGTGTTCCaccaattcagctttgccttcataTGCGGGACTTTCAGGCAGGGAAGTCCATCGCCTCCAACATTATTGATGAAGGTATAATGGGCAGTCGTAAAGTCATTGTGGTCGTGTCTCAACACTTCATTGATAGTGCCTGGTGTCGCTTTGAGTTTGAATTAGCTCAGTCTCGCTTTATGATGGAACGCAAtgccaacatcatcatcatcattctggAAGATGTGGAAGAGACTAAGACTAAGAAAGTGTTTGGACTTCATAAGCATCTGAAAAAGAACACGTACCTAAAGTGGAGCAGAGATCCTCTGAGTAACATGAGATTCTGGATACGCCTCAGAAAAGCTATTATTGCCACAAACCAATAA
- the LOC132157304 gene encoding zinc finger protein 501-like produces MAESETDCDTPGLDTLGSECVIAHTQVGDLHYGAETEIMTQEDKRLDLEAIHGDLGAVTCVDVVTETDHDYIKSEIHHDHHHYFSSAEIKGNEHLLGEVLLKTEIGGGEHIVKVESDHGGELTVESENGIIIHEAHGLQCSECGEIFGCMSDLHEHFEIHKATHPYICIHCGESFAVEASLRSHMRIHMKEKSYTTGLEMVGKGVIDAFNLKPHQMMHSPEKPHRCSECGKSFAAAITLREHMKMHSDDKPYKCTQCRKSFVRRRHLKKHQELHAHDKPFTCLQCGKGFTTASNLKQHQKTHAGEKPHRCTQCGKCFAAAATLREHQRIHSGEKPYKCTQCRKSFVRKRHLKKHQLVHQGGKPYRCSQCDKGFNHSSSLSRHHKVHLEAKMFAQADKDFPFDTTLKRGMHTGEKPYSCNHCEKSFNHSSSLSRHQRTHSDGKSYTCAQCGKRFNHPSSLARHQRVHLEDKSTYSAIATGKGFPHTTILKQRILQSEKPYRCAQCGKGFNHSSSLSRHHRTHIDQ; encoded by the coding sequence ATGGCCGAGTCAGAGACTGACTGTGACACACCAGGTCTCGATACATTGGGATCTGAGTGTGTCATAGCCCATACGCAAGTCGGCGACTTGCATTATGGAGCGGAGACTGAGATTATGACTCAAGAGGACAAAAGACTTGACTTGGAGGCTATTCATGGTGATTTAGGGGCAGTGACATGCGTGGATGTGGTAACGGAGACAGACCATGACTATATTAAATCTGAAATACACCACGATCATCATCATTACTTCAGCAGTGCAGAAATCAAAGGCAATGAGCATTTGCTCGGTGAAGTGCTGTTAAAGACGGAGATAGGTGGTGGAGAACATATTGTAAAGGTGGAGTCTGACCATGGAGGGGAGCTTACAGTAGAGTCCGAGAATGGCATTATCATCCACGAAGCCCATGGCCTGCAATGCAGTGAGTGTGGTGAGATTTTTGGATGTATGTCTGATCTGCACGAACACTTTGAAATCCACAAAGCTACTCATCCCTACATTTGCATCCACTGTGGTGAAAGCTTCGCTGTTGAAGCCAGCCTACGAAgtcacatgaggattcacatgaAAGAGAAAAGTTATACCACTGGTCTTGAGATGGTTGGTAAAGGAGTCATTGATGCATTCAACTTGAAACCCCACCAGATGATGCACTCTCCCGAAAAGCCGCACAGATGTTCAGAGTGTGGTAAAAGCTTTGCTGCTGCCATCACTCTCCGGGAACACATGAAAATGCATTCGGATGACAAACCCTACAAATGCACCCAATGTCGAAAAAGCTTTGTGCGCAGACGCCATCTGAAAAAACATCAAGAGCTGCATGCCCATGACAAGCCGTTCACCTGTCTTCAGTGTGGCAAAGGCTTTACGACGGCTTCCAATCTCAAACAGCACCAGAAGACTCATGCTGGTGAAAAGCCGCACAGATGCACccagtgtggaaagtgttttgCGGCAGCAGCCACGCTTAGAGAGCATCAGAGAATCCACTCAGGGGAGAAGCCCTACAAGTGCACCCAGTGTCGGAAGAGCTTCGTCAGGAAACGCCACCTCAAGAAGCATCAGCTGGTCCATCAAGGTGGAAAGCCCTACCGCTGCTCTCAGTGCGACAAGGGATTCAACCATTCCTCTTCCTTGTCACGACACCACAAGGTCCACCTTGAGGCCAAGATGTTCGCCCAGGCGGATAAGGATTTCCCCTTCGATACTACGCTGAAGAGGGGAATGCACACAGGTGAAAAGCCATACAGCTGCAACCATTGTGAGAAGAGCTTCAATCACTCGTCATCACTATCCAGGCATCAGAGGACTCATTCTGATGGAAAGTCCTACACCTGTGCTCAGTGTGGGAAAAGGTTCAATCATCCCTCCTCTCTCGCAAGGCACCAGCGGGTTCATTTGGAGGATAAGTCAACTTACAGTGCTATTGCAACAGGAAAGGGATTCCCCCACACTACCATCTTGAAACAGAGAATCCTTCAGAGTGAAAAACCATATAGGTGCGCTCAGTGTGGAAAGGGTTTCAATCATTCGTCTTCTCTGTCTAGGCATCACAGAACTCATATTGATCAGTAA